CAAGGTGCCGACCGGCAGTTGCGCCGTGTCGATGCGGGTGAGGGTCGCGACGCTGGAGGCGATGGCCTGTTGCACCGTGACCGCCAGGTTGCCCGCCGATGGCTGGGTGATTGCCAGGCTGGTGCCTTGGGGCAACGGTTGAGTGCTGGTGGCCTGAACCGTGGTCTGGCGGCCGCTGTCGAGGGTGACCTTGAGCAACAGTTGAAAGGTCTGATCCGTCTGCTTGAGCGACAGCACTTCAGCCTTGGCGGTTTGCCCGACGGAGATCAGGCCTTCCATCGGCGTCAGCAGCTTGAGTAGCTCACCACTCACCACCAGCGGCCGCGAAGTCGCGGGCGTGGTCTGCGGCAGCGCAAGGATGTTCATTTCGCCTGTCATACGCGGTCACAACCTGTGGAAATTGCGCTCTTTAGAGTCGGGCATGGCATGTATAATGCCGCCCCGTTGCACCTGGGCGCTAAAAACATTGCAATTGATTGACGCAGCTCTCTAAAACGGGCCGCCAATGCATCTATCCTGCATCTCTTTAGCGGCCGCTCCACTGCCGACTTGAACCGCAAAAGGCCCGTGATCTCTTGACCAGTCCTGTCCTGCAAACCGTTGCCCTTGCCTGTGAGCGAGACCTTCGGCTGCTCTTCGAAAATCTCGAGTTGAGACTGGCCAGTGGCGAAATGTTGCAAATCAGCGGCCCCAACGGCAGTGGCAAGACCAGTCTTTTACGTTTGCTATGCGGTTTGATGCAACCGACCGCCGGTCAAGTATTACTAAACGGCCAGCCACTGCACGAGCAACGCAGCGAACTGGCGCGCAACCTGCTGTGGATCGGCCATGCTGCCGGGATCAAGGATCTACTGACGCCGGAAGAGAATCTGAGTTGGCTCTGCGCCCTGCATCAACCGGCCTCTCATGAAGCGATCTGGCAGGCGCTGACGGCTGTGGGGCTGCGCGGTTTTGAGGATGTTCCCTGTCACACGCTCTCCGCCGGGCAACAACGCCGAGTCGCGTTGGCGCGCTTGTATCTGGACAGCCCGCCGCTTTGGATCCTCGATGAGCCGTTCACCGCGCTCGACAAACAAGGCGTGGCGCAACTCGAAGAACACTTGGCTGCGCATTGCGAGCGAGGCGGCATGGTGGTGCTGACCACTCACCACACGCTGACCCGGATGCCGGCAGGCTATCGCGACATTGATTTGGGGAACTGGGCCGTATGAGTGTTTTCGGCCTGTTGGTCGCCCGCGAGGCACGTTTGCTGTTCCGTCGTCCTGCCGAATTGGCGAATCCGCTGGTGTTCTTCGCCATCGTCGTCTCTTTGTTCCCATTGGCGGTCGGCGCCGGGCCTCAATTGTTGCAAACCTTGTCCCCGGGGCTGGTCTGGGTGGCAGCGCTTTTATCGGTCTTGCTCTCGCTGGATGGGCTTTTCCGCAGTGATTTCGAAGACGGGTCGCTTGAGCAGTGGGTCCTTTCGCCGCACCCCCTGCCTATTCTGGTTTTGGCCAAGGTGCTGGCACACTGGGCCTTTTCCGGCCTTGCGCTGGTTTTGCTCGCACCCTTGCTGGCGTTGATGCTTGGTTTGCCTGCCGCCTGTCTGCCGGTGTTGCTGCTTTCTTTATTGCTGGGTACACCGGTGCTGAGCCTGCTCGGTGCGGTGGGCGCGGCGTTGACGGTAGGATTGAAGCGCGGTGGCCTGTTACTGGCGCTGTTGATTCTGCCGCTGTACATCCCGGTGTTGATTCTCGGCAGTGGCGCCTTGCAGGCGGCATTGCAGGGCATGCCGGCGACCGGTTATCTCTTGTGGCTTGGTAGCCTGACCGCCCTGGCGATAACCCTGACACCTTTTGCAATAGCTGCTGGCCTGAAGATCAGCGTCGGCGAATAATGAGGTCTGATCAAAATTTGATCAGTAAAGACCCTGGCTGTTCGTGATGGCGAACGGCAACCGTGATGGAAACAGTATGAACTGGACGTGGTTTCACAAGCTCGGCTCGCCCAAATGGTTCTACGGCATCAGCGGCAAACTGCTGCCGTGGCTGAGCGTCGCGGCGTTGCTGCTGATCAGCATCGGTGTGGTTTGGGGGTTGGCCTTCGCGCCGCCGGACTACCAGCAAGGCAACAGCTTTCGGATCATCTATATCCACGTCCCGGCCGCCATGCTGGCGCAGTCCATCTACGTGATGCTGGCCGTGTGCGGCATCGTCGGGCTGGTCTGGAAGATGAAACTGGCCGACGTCGCCCTGCAATGCGCCGCACCGATCGGTGCCTGGATGACCGCCGTGGCGCTGGTCA
The Pseudomonas lini DNA segment above includes these coding regions:
- the ccmA gene encoding cytochrome c biogenesis heme-transporting ATPase CcmA, producing the protein MTSPVLQTVALACERDLRLLFENLELRLASGEMLQISGPNGSGKTSLLRLLCGLMQPTAGQVLLNGQPLHEQRSELARNLLWIGHAAGIKDLLTPEENLSWLCALHQPASHEAIWQALTAVGLRGFEDVPCHTLSAGQQRRVALARLYLDSPPLWILDEPFTALDKQGVAQLEEHLAAHCERGGMVVLTTHHTLTRMPAGYRDIDLGNWAV
- the ccmB gene encoding heme exporter protein CcmB translates to MSVFGLLVAREARLLFRRPAELANPLVFFAIVVSLFPLAVGAGPQLLQTLSPGLVWVAALLSVLLSLDGLFRSDFEDGSLEQWVLSPHPLPILVLAKVLAHWAFSGLALVLLAPLLALMLGLPAACLPVLLLSLLLGTPVLSLLGAVGAALTVGLKRGGLLLALLILPLYIPVLILGSGALQAALQGMPATGYLLWLGSLTALAITLTPFAIAAGLKISVGE